A region of the bacterium genome:
TAAATTAAAAGAGTTTCTTGCGCTTTGCGTTTTTGTTTTTCAGCAGGAAAAACATCTAGTGTTTTGAGATTGTCTTTACGATCAAGCAAACGGATAAAAATTACCCTGATATCTTTAATAGAGCTTAAAATCAATTTTTGCAGACGCAAAATATTTTTTCTTTCATTTTCCGAGCCAGCGAAATTTAATCTTGCTTTGGTTTGAATTCTTCCAATAACTGAGACTCCATCTACTAAATTGGCTACCTCTTTGCCAAACTCTTGTTTTATTCTTTCTAAACTAATTTTGGTGTCTTCGCAGACATCATGCAAAAGCCCTGCAGCTATAACTTCTTTTTCCATCTTGTAATCAGCTAAATACTTAGCCACTCTTAGGGGATGATTAAAGTACAGTTCTCCTGAGGTTCTTTTCTGGTTTTGGTGTGCTTTTTGGGCAAACAGAAAAGCTTTTTTGACAAACCCCTTGTCTTTTTTAGACATGTAAGACAGCTTTTGCCAAAAAGAGGTCTTCATTTAATCTTTCAGATTCTTTGTTTACTTTTTCTTTTAAGATTAAGGGTAAGGTGCTTTTTATTTGAAGAAAGGGTTGTTTTTATCTTATCACCTTCTTTTATTTCCCCAAAAAGAAGCTTTTCTGAAACTCTATCTTCAATCTCCCGCATAATTAAACGCCTAATAGGTCTTGCTCCCAGATGGGGATCAAAACCTTTTTTCGCCAAAAAACGAAGAGTAGAACTATCTGCTTCCAAAAAGATTTTCTTTTGCTTTAGTCTTTGTTGAAGTTCTTTGAGTTGGATCTTTACTATCTCTTTAACATCTGCTACGGATAAAGGGTTAAAAATTATAATTTTATCTAAACGGTTTAAAAACTCTGGAGGAAAAAAACTTTTGACCTCCTTTATTATTTTCTTTTTGGCGCTTGTAAACCTTTTTAAAAAACCTTGTTTATCTCCTTGTTTTTGAACAAGACGGAAACCGATCTCTGCTTCCTGATTTAACTCCTTTACCCCTAAGTTAGAAGTCATAATAATCACTGTATTTTTAAAACTCACTTTGCGACCCTGAGCATCAGTAAGGTAGCCATCTTCTAAAACCTGAAGTAGCATATTAAAAACTTCTGAGTGGGCTTTTTCTATTTCGTCAAAAAGAATAACTGAATATGGTTTCCGCCTGACCTGTTCAGTCAGTTTACCACCTTCTTCATAACCAACATATCCGGGAGGTGCTCCTACTAAGCGGGAAACATTGTGTTTTTCCATAAACTCAGACATATCAATTTTTATTAGGGCGTCTTTAGAGCCAAAAAGAACTTCAGCCAACACTTTGGCTGTTTCGGTTTTGCCTACTCCTGTAGGACCCAAAAAGATAAAAGAACCAATAGGCCTGTCTTCTGCCCTGACACCAGCAGAGGAACGCTTTATGGCTCGCGCTACCTCATATATAGCTTGATCTTGACCAATTATTTTACTTTTCATTCTCTCCTCTAAACGTTGATATTTTTTCCTTTCTTCAATAGCCAACTCGCCTACAGGAATCCCTGTCCATTGAGAAACCACCACCGCAATATCTTTACGTGTTATTCGTCCCAATATCTTTTTGCTTGTTGCTCCTTTTTTGAAATCTTCGATCTCCTTCTTGAGTTTCTCTTCTTTATCTTTAAAGAGAGCTGCCTTTTCAAAATCCTGTCTGTTTACTGCTTTTTCTTTTTGTTTTACCACTTTTTCAAGCTGTTTTTCTAGGCGGGCAATTTTTCGTGAAGGGATATCGGTCTGCACTTTCACCCCTTTAGCTGAAGCTGCTTCGTCAATGAGATCAATGGCTTTATCTGGGAAAAAGCGATCATGGATGTACTTTTGGCTAAACTCTACCGCTGACTTAAGTGCGTCTTGGGTTATTTTTACCCGGTGAAACTTTTCATAGTAGTCTTTGATACCTTTAAGTATATCTAAAGTCTCAGCCGGAGTTGGCTCTCCTATTAAAACCGGCTGCAGTCTTCTTTCAAAAGCAGAATCCTTTTCAATGTGTTTCCGGTATTCGTCCAAAGTGGTTGCACCAATAAGACGAAGCTCACCTCTGGCTAAAGGCGGCTTAATAATGTTAGCCGCATCTATTGATCCTTCAGCTGCTCCTGCACCTACAACAGTGTGTATTTCGTCAATAAAGAGAATAACATCTTTATCTCTCTTTATCTCTTCAACGATTTTTTTAATCCTTTTTTCAAACTCTCCTCTGTATTTTGTACCTGCTACTAAAAGACCAAGATCAAGGGCTAACACTCTTTTATTAGCTAAGCTAAAAGGCACCTGCCCTAAAGTAATTTTTTGTGCCAGACCTTCAACAATAGCTGTTTTACCTACGCCCGGTTCGCCAATAAGCACAGGGTTGTTCTTTTTGCGGCGGTTTAAAATTTGGATTACTCTTTGGATCTCTTTTTCGCGGCCAATAACAGGATCTATTTCACCTTTTTTTGCTTTTTTTGTTAAATCAGTGGCAAACAGGTCTAAAGTCGGGGTTTTGGATTTTGTTTTTGCTCTTTTAGGTGATCCTTGAGAGAAAAAACTGGGAAAAGGAAAATCTAAAAAACCAAACTCACCTGAATCCAAAAAACCACCCCTTTCTTCTTCAGGGATATTAGTGTCTTTAAAATTCTTTTCTTCTTCTAATCTTTGAAACAACATTCTTTTTAATTTTTCTAAATCTACCCCTATTTTACGCAAGAGCAAATTAGCAGAAAACTGGCGGTTTTGTAATGTAGCTAAAAGTAAATGTATAGTAGATATTTCTCCTGAACGAGACTGAAAAGCCAAAGTAAAGCTCTGCTTTAAAATTTCTTTTATTTCCTGCGAAGGCAAACCTTTTTTCTCTTCTTTTTTGGGGCTAAATTGAAAAACACTATTTAAGGCTGACAAAGAAATGCCTAATTCATCCAAAACAACATAAGCTTTAGATTCTTTCATTGTCGCGATCGCTAAAAGTAAATGATTAGAACCCAATTGTTCTTTTAGTGAATGAGCAATCCTTTCAGATTTAAATAAAGCTTCTTTAGCTTCTTTAGAAAAACGAGAAGCAAAATCTTCCATAGCTTTACAAATATACCATCTTTGTCAAGCAAAAACAAGGTGTCTTGGAAGCAAAGTTTAAGTTTTCCACTTATTAACTTATTGGTTCGTAATTATCTGCTATAATAGAATAAATAACAAAACAAACTAAAAACACTATGCGAAGAGTTTTATTTCTTTTCTTATTATTAGGGTTAATCTTCTTTTTTTCTCCTTTGCCGACAAAAGCTGCTGTTGGCGAACTTGACCAAGCAAATGAAGTAGATGCTTCAGATAACTCTATTGCTATCCGCTCCCACCAAGAAATCTGCCAAACTTTCATCCCTACTCTTAATCGACTTAATCAAGTTGGTTTTTTTGTTGAAAAAGCCACCTTAGGCGAACTGATAAATGTAATTGTAAAAGATCTTACTGCTAATGAAACAATTACCACTACTACAGCCACTATTGATACAACTGATGGCTGGAATGTGGCTCCTTTTACAGCTAAAAAAGTTTATCCTGACCACCTGTATTCTCTTTGTTTAAACACAAACTCATTCACCACAGAATGGTCCTACAAAGACTACAATAGCTATACTAAAGGCAATGCTGTTATTGATTCTAGTGCAGATTTAAATAAAGATTTTGGCTTTTTGACATTTGGTTTTAACGAAAATGAAGAAAATCCTCCTGCTGATGAAAACCAAAACCAAAACACTAATAATACTCCTGACACATCAACTGAAAGTTCAGAAATATCCGCCCCTTCAAACTTTCAAGCTCAGGATGTGCCTAATGACCAAGGAAAAGCAATTAAACTCACCTGGCAAGCTCCTGACGGAGAGATAGACGGCTACAATATCTATCGCCGCCAATCATCAGATGAAGAGTTTAAAAAGATCGGTTCAACTAAAAACAATGTTTTGGTTTATATTGACGAAAGCGTCTCTCCTAATACAGAGTATGAATACCAAATTACTGCTTACAAGGGAGAAAAAGAGTCTTCTGCTTCCAGCACAGCCAAAGCTAAAGCTATTGACAACCTTGCTCCGCAAAAACCCAAAAGCTTAGAAGTAAAAGTCAACCAAGACGGCAATTTGCTTGAGCTCAGTTGGGAAGCAAATACAGAAGAAGATTTAGCCGCTTATATTCTCACCATAGAAAATAAAGAAGGAAAAATTCTGTTTTTAGAGGAAATTAACAAAGATAAAACTACCTACAAAACAGATAAACTTGATCTTTCTCAGGAATATGTTTTCAAATTACAGGCTAAAGACAGCTCAGGTAATGTATCTGGAGCCAATAAGTTTGAGTATCAGCCGGGCTTAAAATTAGCGCAGATTGAAGAAGAAAAACAAGCTGCAGACAATCGCCTAAAAACTTACTTAGGCATCATTTTTGCCTTGTTGGCAATTGCTGGCTCTGTTTCTATTGTAGTTTACAATCGCCGCAAAAAAAGAAAAAACAAAATAGAGATAAAAACTAAGTAAGCATTATGGTGCCCCCAAAGTTTTTTACTGATCCAAGTCCAGAGGAAAACAAAAGCAAAGAAGAGTTAAGCTTTGCAGAAAGACCAGAAACAGCTCCATTTCCCGGAATGCTTCCTTATGACTTTGTAGAAATTAACCCTCGCACTCCTCCTGAAGAAGTTGATTATGACTTGGGTATTGAGATAACTGAACCAAAACTTCTAAAAGAAGGGGTGCCAAATTTGGACCACCATGGTCCAGGCACTGATACAGAAACTCCTTCTGCTTGCGAACAGGCATTAAATGCAGAACTCCCACCTGAAAAAGCAAAAATAGCTACTGTGCGCCTAGATCCAGACTCCTTAACTGCAATGGCTGTTTTGGCGATCAGGAAAAAAGGAGACGAAGTTTTGCTTAACCGTGAATTAGTGCATTTAGTAAGCCGCCTAGATCGTTTAGGACTTCGGGAACTACAAAATATTACTGATACTGATGAAGAAATTTACTTAGCTCTTTCCTCAATTGCTTTTGACAGAGACATGGATACAGATAAAAAAGTTGAGCTGGCTGTAGATATTTTACAAGGAAGATATGATCCAAAAGAAGTGAAACAAAGAGCAGAAAAAGTAAAAGAGGAAAAACAAAAAGCGCGAGAAGCAAGTGAAATAATGGAAATCGTTCCCCAAAAATTAGTAGTAGTTATCTCTAAAGATCGTTTTGCTACCCAGTTAGGTTATGAATATGCTCCTGTAGTGATTGCCTTTAATCCAGAAATGCCTGTTTTAGGGCGGGGGGAAGATGGCAAATTGTCTCCCACAGGCGAAACTTATAAAAAATTTACTGTTTGCAAATACGATGAACACGTGCCAGCTGATCTAGAAGGCGCTTTAAAAGAACTTCAACAAGCAGAAGAAAACAAAGCTAAAGAACAAAGCCTTGAACTAAAAGGAAACTGGGGTGGAAGAAACACTATTTTTGGTTCGCCTCAAAACAGGAGTTCACTTTTAAGTTTGGGAGAAGTAATAGATATCGTTAAAAAACACCTTTCTTAAATCTATAATTATTCTTTTTCTTCTTTTTTGGCTTTGCTTTTTTCTTCCTCTGCTTCTTTCTCTTTCTTTTTTTCTTCAGCTTCCTTATCTTTTTTCTTGTTCTTTTTTGCTTTTTCTTTATCCTGTAAAGCAAAAACATCGATTTCATAACCGGTTAATTTGGAAGCTAAACGCACATTTCTCCCTTGTTTGCCAATAGCCAAGGAAAGCTGATCCGGCTCAACCAAAACCTCTGCCTGTTTTTTCTTTTTATCAACCTTAATCTCCTTAACTTTAGCTGGAGATAAGGCATTGGTAATGAACTTTTTGGGATCTTTGTCCCAAAGAATAATATCTATCTTTTCCTCACCGCCAATTTCATTAAGAACTGTTTGTACTCTGGTGCCTCGTTGACCTACGCAAGAACCAACTGGATCCACGCTCTCTTCAGAGGCTTTAACCGCTATTTTGGTTCTAAAGCCAGCTTCCCGGACAACCTTTTTAATCTGAACTACACCTGAAGAAATTTCAGGCACTTCTGTCCTGAATAAAGCCTCTACTAAATACTCTGAGGCTCTGGAAACTATAATTGAGGGTCCTTTTTGAGTTATCTCCACTGATAAAACCACTACTCTTATTCTTTTACCCGGATAATACTCTTCAGTAGGATTTTGCTCTTGGGGCGGCAAGAGAGCAATAGCTTTACCAAGATCTACTAATACATTTTTGCCTTCTACCTGTTGAACTACACTATAAATAACTTTACCTACTTTATCTTTATACTCATTGTAAGCTTCTGATTTTTCTACCTCACGAATCTTTTGGATAATCACCTGCTTGGCTGTCTGGGCGGCAATACGGCCAAATCTATCCTTATAAGGCAAAACCTTCTTGATTTCATCACCAATTTTGGCGTCTTTTTTGATTTTTTTTGCCTCTTTAAGATCAATCTGCCTTTCAGGAAATTTCACTTCATCTACCACTTCAAAAACTTGGTAAAATTTTGGTTTTAGAGTCTTTTGGTCTAACTCTACCTCTGCTTTGGCTTCTCCAGAAAGATACTCTTTGCGATAAGCAGCTGCTAAGGCTGCTTCCACCACTTCAAAAACCCTATCTTCAGGCAAATCTCTTTCAGCACAAATTTGCTTGATAGCGGCTAAAAACTCAGATGTTTCAATTTTAACCATAGCTGATTTTACTTTTAAAAATGGCTGGCTTGCGCCAACCTCTGTTTTAAGATATCAGAGAACTAAAAAGTTGTCAAATAAAAATATAAACCCTAAATTTTTTAAGCTGAATCTTTAAACACTAGCCAAGGAAAAACAAAAACAGCAATCCAGATTCGCTTAAGGCGTTTTTTAGGTTCAAGTATCAATCGCCAAAACCACTCTAATCCTAAACTGCGCATAATCTTTGGTGCCCTTCTAATTTTGCCGGCTACAAAATCAAAAGTCCCCCCTACGCCGATTGCTACCAAAGGTTTAGGCAAGTTTTTGAGGTTATAAGCGATCCATTTCTCTTGCTTGGGAGAGCCAAAAGCAACAAACAGCAGTTGGGGTTGAGTGATTTGGATTTTTTTAACTAGGTGGGGAGTTTTTAATTTCTCAATCACCCCTCCGCTAGTTGCTTCTACAACCTTCAATTGCGGAAACCTAATTTTTATTTTTTGAGCAGTGAGTTTAGCCACCCCTCGTCCTCCCCCCAAAAGAAAAACTCGCCATTTTTTTCTTTCTGCTAAAGTCAAAAGATCCCAAAAAATATCTGAACCAGATATTTTTTCTGGGAAAACATTAAAAATCTTCTGCCAAAAGGGAACCAAAATTAAAGAAAATAAGAACCAAAACATCCGCCTAAAATGTCCCAAATAACCCCTTGCCTTCCTCGTTTTTTCTTTAAAATATCCGGCCCAAAGAACCCCTACTCCATCGGGAACATTAAAGGTTTGTTGTAAAATTTTAAAAAACTCCCTGTCTTTTTGGGCTTCTACTAAAAATTCAGGATTTACTGTGGATGCCTGCAGTTGCTGGTTTTGAGAGATAGTGAATCTTACCTTTTTAAGGAAATTTTTTTTAGAAACCTTAAAAACAGGTACTTTTAAAATACTCATTTTATTTTTAATCTTTGCTTTCACTTCTTCTTTTCCTGATTTATCTGTCTTTTTCATAACCTAATTTTTATATTCCAACATTCTTAAGAACATTGGAATGTTTTTGTACTGACTACTTTTTCTTTTTTATCAGTTTTTTAATTTTTTGTTTTTGGTTAATTTTCACAATTTTTAAAAGACGCTTTTTAAAATGGGAAAAATCAAATTTTTCTGCTTGCTGACGCAGAACTTGAGGCGAAAAACTCTCTTTTCTGCTTAAAAACTCATCAATTGCTTTTATTAATGCTTTTTCTGTTTGTTCATTAAAAAACACACCTGTCTGCTCTGTAATTGTTTCTAAAACCCCGCCTTTATTATAAGCAATAACAGGCGTTCCTGAGGCTAGTGCTTCAAGAGGAACCAAGCCAAAATCCTCTATTTGAGGAAAGATCACTGCCAGAGCCTGAGCATAAAGTTTTCTCAACTCTTTTTCAGAAACAAAACCTAAAAATTCGATGTTTTTGGCGCCCTGAGCCATTTTTTTAAGCCTTTTTAGCTCCTGCCCTTTACCAACAATTTTGAGTTTTAGATTTTTATTTTTAAAAGCCCTGACTACTAAATCAACTTTTTTATAAGGAGATAGACGGGATACCACTAAAAAATAATCCTTTTTACAAATTCCCACTTTATACTTTTTTACCCTGATAGAAGGATACAAAACATTGGCTTTTCTCTGGTAGTATTTTTCTATCCGCTTTTTAATATTTTTTGAATTAGCCAAAACTACATCTGGTCTTTGTGCCGCCAAATAATCCCAACGCCTTTGAAAACAAAAAATAGTTCGCAGTAAAGCCAATGAGAATCTCTTTGAGGTGTGTTCTTTTAAATAGGGGTGAGTATAGTCCCAAAGATAGCGTGTAGGTGAGTGAATATAACTTAAATGCAGAGTGTGGGTAGAAGTCAAGGTCCCCTTAGCATAAGAGTTGCAGTTAGAAATCACTAAATCGTAATTGTCTAAATTAAAACTCTCCACTGCATAAGGCGCCCAAAGTCTTACCAAAGGAGTAAAAAACTGAACTTTTTTAAGATTGGAAACAAAAAGGCGGTGCCTTAAAAGACGTTTTTGCACCCATACAGGCAATTTTTTGGAAGAATAAGTTAAAACATAAAGGTCAGCTTGGGGAAAAACGTCTAAAATATCCATTAGCACCCTTTCTGCTCCTCCAAAAGCAGTCAGATATTCATGGACTACTGCAACTCTCATTGCTCTATGTTAGTTTGTGCCCAAGCTAAACTCAAACCTAAATAAATAGCTAAGACACCATCAGCTAAAGTATGTAAAAAGAAAGAGCTGACCAACAAGGAAAGAAAAAGACAAAACACTGCTTTAGTTTTTAAGCTTTGTTTCTGCCAAAATTCCCAAAGCAAAACTAAAACTGGTAAAAGAAAGAAAACCAACCCCAACCATCCTGTTTCCAACCCGATCTGCAAATAGTAGTTTTCAGATATAAAAGCATTTTTTAGCCACTGGGAAGCCGGTCCTACTTTGCCTAAACCAATACCCCAAGGTGTTGACAAAAAACTATGCCAAGCATCCCTTAAAGAAACCCAATGCCAAGCAGAAGAAGAAGGACGGATAAATATCTCATAAAAACGTGCCTTAAAAACATAAGCCAATACGGCTAAAACACCAATACCAAAGCCTAAAATACCTGCTTTTAATTTAATGTTAGTCCGAGCAATCAAAAAAACAAACAAAGACAAACCAATTATTCCCCCTAGCCAAGCTGATCGGGAAAAAGTAAGGCCCAAAACCAACAAGGAAAGAGAAGCCGCCACCCAATTAAGATATTTGGACCTTGTCCCACCTCCCAAAGCTAAAAACAGAACTATCAGACAAAAACTTGCTAATTGATTAGGTCCAGCAAAAAATGACTGTACCCGCGCAATATTAGAATTCCCTAACCAATGAATAGCTGGCAAAGGCAAAGAAGCGTCAAAGTTTGACATTGCTTCACGAATGTACCCAAATTGACAAAGGAAATCTTTAGGCAAAACAAAAAACTGCAACACGGCAAAAGCAAAAACCAAAATAGCGGTAATAAAAATGGTTTTTACACCTCGTTCCTTTTCCGCAGGGAAAAAAGTGAAAAAAAGACGAAAAACAAAGTAGTAAAAGTAAAAGAAAAAATTATAACGCAAACCAAAAAGAGCCTCCCTAAAAGAAGAATGGTGAGCAAAAGCTATCACCAAAAGAAAAATAAGATAGGCGCCTATCAATACATCTGATAAAAGAAATTTTACTTTTTTGCCCCTAAAAAGCCAATACCAAAGAAGAGAAAAAAAGATACCCAAAACCAACCCCTCTTTGAGTAAACGAACAGGCTCCATATCTTGGGAGCTGACTCCTAATAAAAAACCGAGATAGGTTATTAAAAAAGCATAAAAAGGAATAAATATTAAAAGCAAATAGAAGGCTTGACGACGAAAGAGGAAACCGAAAACAACACTTAATCCTAAAACACTCCAGCTAATTACTTGCCACATCTCTTTTTTTATTTAAGCCACAAGACTTTTTCCTTAAAATCATCTAAACGTTCTAAAGCCATCAAAGTTCCTTTAGCTACTGAATAAAGAGGATTTTCAGCTACCTGACAAGGAATCCCGGTAATTTTTGAAAGCAGCTCGTCTGCTCGTCTCAACATTGATCCTCCCCCAGTCATCACCATACCTTTGTCAATAACATCAGCAGACAACTCTGGAGGGGTTTTTTGTAAAACTGATTTTACTGTTTGAATTATTTGCTGCCAAACTTCTTCTACAGCAGCAGCCACATCGTTTGATCCTACCACAATAGTTTCTGGCAAATTAGAAACAGCATTTGATCCTGATATCTCCATTGTTTTTTCTTTGCGTAAAGGAAGGGCGGCCCCAATTTTCATCTTCATTCTCTCTGCAGTTTTAGGCCCAATAATCAACTTATATTTCTTTCTAACATAGTTAACAATAGCTTCATCTATCTTTTCTCCCCCAATTCTCACACTTTCTGCCACCACAATATCACCTAAAGAAATAACCGCTACTTCAGTTGTGCCACCCCCAATATCAATAATAAGGTGACCCGAAGGTACACCTATGGGAATTTCAGCACCTAAAGCTGCGGCTACCGGTTCCTTAATAACATAAGCCTGTTTCGCGCCCGCTGAAATAGCCGCATCAATTACTGCCCGCCTTTCAGTAGAGGTGATCCCGGCCGGAACAGCAATCATCACTTCAGGCCTAACAAAAGAGAAAAAACCGGCAATTTTATCAAAAAAATAACGCAACATCCCTTCAGTAGTCTTATAACTAGCTATAACACCATCTCTAATAGGGTTAACAGCTATGATAGATTCAGGGGTTTTGCCCAACATATCTTCAGCTGCCTTACCTACTGCTAAAATCTTTTCCGTATCCGCTGAAACCGCTACCACAGAGGGTTCATTAATAACTACGCCTTTCCCCGGGACAGCAATTAAAGTGCTCCAAGTTCCTAAGTCAATAGCCAAGCGTTTAGCAATCATTTTCTTTCTTATTTTTTCTTCCTGCTTTCACCAACAAAACCTTACAGCTAAAATAACTCAAAAACAAACTCTTTGCAATCTTGTCGGATAATATATTTTAACTTATAATTAACCTTGCTTTAATGAGTGATCACGAAACTGCCAAAAATTCTTTTTTAAAAAAACTCCTCTTGTTTTGGATTGTTTTTGTTCTGCTTGCTTCAGTTTTAGGCACATTGCTAGTGCTCTATTCTCTTGGTTATAGATATGACTTTAAAAATAAAAAAATAGTTTTAGTTAGCGTGGCTTATATCAACTCCAGACCCCAAGGAGCAGAAATTTATTTGGAAGGAAAAAAGATAGGAGAAACAAAATTAACTCTTCCTGGCATTACCCCGGGAAATTATCATTTCTCCCTAAAAAAAGATGAGTTTTACGAGTGGTCAGCCAACATCAATATAGAGCCGTATTCTCTAATTGAGATTTCACCAGCGCTTTTTTACCAGAAACCTGAAACAACCACTTCAGTAAAATTTGACAAGCTTTTGGCTACTAAAAAAAGCAAGATCCTTTATCAAAAGAAAAACGCTATTTTTCTGCAGGATATAAACTCTGAAGCAACAGCTGAGAAAATCACTTTTTTAAAAGGTAATAAGGTTGTTTTCTCGTCCTCCTCTGACTATTTGGTAAATGAAACAGAAAAAGAGTGGATCATGTTTAATGGCAGCAAAAAAAGCATCATCTCTAAACCAAAGACAACAATTAAAAAATGGTTAATCTCCAATAAAGGAGAAATTTATTTCTTAAACCAAAAAAACGAGCTCTGGTTGGCAAAAGAACAAAAAACAGAAAAACTTTATTCAGATATTAAAGATTTTGACCTTAAACAAAATAAACTTTGGGTTATAACAAAAAAAGGAAAGTTTTTGCTTAAAGGCTTAACCACAGAAGCATTAGCAGAAAAAACCCTTTCTGTTACCAATGATTCTCTAGCCCCAATAGAGATAGCTTCTTTATCTTTTTGTAATTTTGAAAACATCTCCCAAACTGTATGTTTGTATAATCAGAAAGGCTATTTTGTTCTGCAAAACAAAAAACTTTATTGGTTGGGAAAGGATATAAAAAGTTTAACTGAAAAAGATAATTTGCTTGCTTGGCTTAATGCTGAAGGAGATATTTATATTTTTAAAAATGAACAAACCCAATTTATCAATCGCTATTTTGATGCCCCGCTTCAGATTAACTTTTTCTCTCCCGAACACTTAATTCTTCAGTATGCTCACTCAATCAAGATATTAGAGCTAGAGACTAAGCAGGAATTTAAAGTTTTTTCCAACTCCCAAAAAATTGTCCAAACAGAAGCCAGCAGTGAGAAAGAGATATTAATCATTACCAATAACTCTGCCATTAAAAGCAAAATTACCGAGGCTAGTTCTCTATGGCAAAAAGTTTTGCAAACTTTTAGAAAATAGGAGGCAAAAGATCAGGAGTGGGTCTAAGTTCGGGTTGGGGTTTGGGTTTTTCTTTTTCTAAAGAAGGCGAAATCTGTTTAGCTCTAACAATCAAACGTTTAAGATTTGTACCTACAGGCACGCAAGTCATTAAAGTAAGCGCTGGATAAGATAATTTGTCCATTACCCACGTATCTTTGGGCCAAACTACTAATTTTTCTGTTGTCTCATAAGTATAAAGCCTGTTTTGAAAAGTGAGGTAAATCTGATCTTTAATATCTATATTGGGCAAAAGAGCAAAAATAGTCTTATATTTTCCTTTTGAC
Encoded here:
- a CDS encoding HD domain-containing protein, whose product is MKTSFWQKLSYMSKKDKGFVKKAFLFAQKAHQNQKRTSGELYFNHPLRVAKYLADYKMEKEVIAAGLLHDVCEDTKISLERIKQEFGKEVANLVDGVSVIGRIQTKARLNFAGSENERKNILRLQKLILSSIKDIRVIFIRLLDRKDNLKTLDVFPAEKQKRKAQETLLIYAPLAKKIEMGKLGGELEDMAFKYLYPETYKQVKKVRDKNLPIAHSAIQLLEKTIMKEL
- a CDS encoding ATP-dependent Clp protease ATP-binding subunit, with product MEDFASRFSKEAKEALFKSERIAHSLKEQLGSNHLLLAIATMKESKAYVVLDELGISLSALNSVFQFSPKKEEKKGLPSQEIKEILKQSFTLAFQSRSGEISTIHLLLATLQNRQFSANLLLRKIGVDLEKLKRMLFQRLEEEKNFKDTNIPEEERGGFLDSGEFGFLDFPFPSFFSQGSPKRAKTKSKTPTLDLFATDLTKKAKKGEIDPVIGREKEIQRVIQILNRRKKNNPVLIGEPGVGKTAIVEGLAQKITLGQVPFSLANKRVLALDLGLLVAGTKYRGEFEKRIKKIVEEIKRDKDVILFIDEIHTVVGAGAAEGSIDAANIIKPPLARGELRLIGATTLDEYRKHIEKDSAFERRLQPVLIGEPTPAETLDILKGIKDYYEKFHRVKITQDALKSAVEFSQKYIHDRFFPDKAIDLIDEAASAKGVKVQTDIPSRKIARLEKQLEKVVKQKEKAVNRQDFEKAALFKDKEEKLKKEIEDFKKGATSKKILGRITRKDIAVVVSQWTGIPVGELAIEERKKYQRLEERMKSKIIGQDQAIYEVARAIKRSSAGVRAEDRPIGSFIFLGPTGVGKTETAKVLAEVLFGSKDALIKIDMSEFMEKHNVSRLVGAPPGYVGYEEGGKLTEQVRRKPYSVILFDEIEKAHSEVFNMLLQVLEDGYLTDAQGRKVSFKNTVIIMTSNLGVKELNQEAEIGFRLVQKQGDKQGFLKRFTSAKKKIIKEVKSFFPPEFLNRLDKIIIFNPLSVADVKEIVKIQLKELQQRLKQKKIFLEADSSTLRFLAKKGFDPHLGARPIRRLIMREIEDRVSEKLLFGEIKEGDKIKTTLSSNKKHLTLNLKRKSKQRI
- a CDS encoding fibronectin type III domain-containing protein — encoded protein: MRRVLFLFLLLGLIFFFSPLPTKAAVGELDQANEVDASDNSIAIRSHQEICQTFIPTLNRLNQVGFFVEKATLGELINVIVKDLTANETITTTTATIDTTDGWNVAPFTAKKVYPDHLYSLCLNTNSFTTEWSYKDYNSYTKGNAVIDSSADLNKDFGFLTFGFNENEENPPADENQNQNTNNTPDTSTESSEISAPSNFQAQDVPNDQGKAIKLTWQAPDGEIDGYNIYRRQSSDEEFKKIGSTKNNVLVYIDESVSPNTEYEYQITAYKGEKESSASSTAKAKAIDNLAPQKPKSLEVKVNQDGNLLELSWEANTEEDLAAYILTIENKEGKILFLEEINKDKTTYKTDKLDLSQEYVFKLQAKDSSGNVSGANKFEYQPGLKLAQIEEEKQAADNRLKTYLGIIFALLAIAGSVSIVVYNRRKKRKNKIEIKTK
- the nusA gene encoding transcription termination/antitermination protein NusA encodes the protein MVKIETSEFLAAIKQICAERDLPEDRVFEVVEAALAAAYRKEYLSGEAKAEVELDQKTLKPKFYQVFEVVDEVKFPERQIDLKEAKKIKKDAKIGDEIKKVLPYKDRFGRIAAQTAKQVIIQKIREVEKSEAYNEYKDKVGKVIYSVVQQVEGKNVLVDLGKAIALLPPQEQNPTEEYYPGKRIRVVVLSVEITQKGPSIIVSRASEYLVEALFRTEVPEISSGVVQIKKVVREAGFRTKIAVKASEESVDPVGSCVGQRGTRVQTVLNEIGGEEKIDIILWDKDPKKFITNALSPAKVKEIKVDKKKKQAEVLVEPDQLSLAIGKQGRNVRLASKLTGYEIDVFALQDKEKAKKNKKKDKEAEEKKKEKEAEEEKSKAKKEEKE
- a CDS encoding WecB/TagA/CpsF family glycosyltransferase, yielding MKKTDKSGKEEVKAKIKNKMSILKVPVFKVSKKNFLKKVRFTISQNQQLQASTVNPEFLVEAQKDREFFKILQQTFNVPDGVGVLWAGYFKEKTRKARGYLGHFRRMFWFLFSLILVPFWQKIFNVFPEKISGSDIFWDLLTLAERKKWRVFLLGGGRGVAKLTAQKIKIRFPQLKVVEATSGGVIEKLKTPHLVKKIQITQPQLLFVAFGSPKQEKWIAYNLKNLPKPLVAIGVGGTFDFVAGKIRRAPKIMRSLGLEWFWRLILEPKKRLKRIWIAVFVFPWLVFKDSA
- a CDS encoding glycosyltransferase → MRVAVVHEYLTAFGGAERVLMDILDVFPQADLYVLTYSSKKLPVWVQKRLLRHRLFVSNLKKVQFFTPLVRLWAPYAVESFNLDNYDLVISNCNSYAKGTLTSTHTLHLSYIHSPTRYLWDYTHPYLKEHTSKRFSLALLRTIFCFQRRWDYLAAQRPDVVLANSKNIKKRIEKYYQRKANVLYPSIRVKKYKVGICKKDYFLVVSRLSPYKKVDLVVRAFKNKNLKLKIVGKGQELKRLKKMAQGAKNIEFLGFVSEKELRKLYAQALAVIFPQIEDFGLVPLEALASGTPVIAYNKGGVLETITEQTGVFFNEQTEKALIKAIDEFLSRKESFSPQVLRQQAEKFDFSHFKKRLLKIVKINQKQKIKKLIKKKK